The stretch of DNA ataattaataaatgtaACTTGTTAATGAAAGGTGGCATTACAGGTCATTAGGGTAAAAGATCCCCAAAGTTAGGTTTTCAGAAGGAATCAATCAGTCAATCAACTACTTTTTTGGATGCAGGATGGATCAGGTTCTGTTAGGATCTCAATCCCACACATGGCATCCAGCACAAGAAATTTTCTTGTATGGACCAAATTTCATGTGTGTAGGTTAGAATCGAACGAGAATGGTCATCATAGCATATTTACACAATATAACCTTCttatcattctctctccttttttttttgggtaaaatgtaATTCTATTGATTGATGACTACACATAGGTGAAAGGTAGGAACTCTCCTTCAGCCACAGAATGGATAGAGGCATGTCCGATCCATGTAGGATAGTGTGACCTTCTTATCATTCTTTAGATCAAGGAGACATTAAAACTTAAGGACAAGGTTTCTTCAGTAGTGGCTGAAGAATGGAACGATCCAAATGTGaccccccccctctcctccCTATAGCCTGAATCCCCATGGCTATGGTGAATCCTCAAGGAAACTTGATCCAAAAATTAAACTAAAACAGGAATTATTTATAGTTGGTGTACTCACCCATTAGCAGCGCTTTTTGAATCCCATCCCTTCAATGATCCAACTTCTCTCAGAGCTTCCTTCCACTTTTGCACGGTCTTGTGGTGAAAATAGGTCTGGTGTTTCTCAAAGGCCTTTGCATAGCTCTCCGTCTGGTTCCGCACCACTGAGGGTTCGATATTGTAGAAAATGGGAAGAACCATCTGACCCATTGTGTTTTTGCATTCCAAGATCCTAGTGATTTCAATAAGACACCATTTACTCGAAGCATAATTCTCCGAGAAGATGGGGATAGAGATTCTTGACTGCTCGATCGCAATGATTAGCTCCGGCCCAATATTCTTCCCGATTGGGAATTCTTCGTTGTCTCTGAAAGTGTTAATCTCAGCATCATCCAAGGCATGATAGAGGTGATTGGTGAAGTTGGTGTGAGTGTCTTCTCCATGAAAGCCCAAGAACACTTCATAATTGGAActtgaagaagacgaagaaaagGCAAAACCGGCATTCTTGAACGCTGCCATTAGGATTCAACAACTTCTTAGACGCTATTACTTTCGGGTTGCAGAGCGGCAGAGACTGAGCTTGAGCTTGATTAGCTGCACTCTTATTTGCTATTCCAGAATCCAGATTGGACTTTCCTATTACCTTTACGCACTGTTtactttttttattagtttaaaCAGAGGTTATTGCTTTGTGCAATCAGCTCGTTACGGACTCGTCATGAAACGTTTGGCTCCAATCTGCAAACGAAACACTACTTGGGTGCAACCCCTGTACCAGTCGGGAGATCGAAATCTCAGGGTAGGGATGAAAAATTCACCTTATCAAACAGTTCATTGCTATATTTTGTCTTAcctataattttgtttttatttaccACGTGGAATTGTCGGTACGCATGAATGCACCGAGGTTAATCTTATCAAAATTTCACATGGGCCACCAGGGAATAGGAGTGTGctaaatattttgtttttaaaaatagaagacTTTGGGAAAAGAGTCATTGGTCATCGATCTCTCATCGATAGTGGGATTAAATTTTTTCTGTcacaaagaagataaaaataaaaattgccaCCCTTCCATTTGTTGAaccatattttaatttttgctaCATACTTCTCTTAGTTCTATGTCATAGTCTTCACCATGCACCCCAGTTGAACCTTAGccatttttttaccaaaaaacaaagaacCTTAGCCATTgctgacccaaaaaaaaaaccttagccATTACATTCATATCTGTATCTATATCTGTATTGTATCGATAGAAGTTAAGACCAATCTAAACACTAATATGGATACGCattgtttacttttttttttattagtttaaataaatgattttgcTTTGTTTAACAAGCCCGTAATTGACTCATCATGAAACGTATGACTCCAATCtaaataaatgttttttttttgggggggaggggcgGGTTGAAGGAAATTTATTCATAGATGCGTGAAGAAGTCATAAATTTCTATTAAAAATATCTACCGTCTGACTTAGGAAACACCCAGATGTAGCTGTGCATGAAATGATCATGTTTGTGTTCTCATGGATCTACGCATCTGATATTTCCTACTTCAAATTGACAAGCTTTTTTGgctcaaaaagaaaataactcaTCCATGGAGGTTGGACACCATTTTCCTGCATCCATGAATTGAAAGGAATAAACTATTGAAGATGTTAAAGACAAGATCCTCCTAACCAGGGAGTCAATTAACCTGTTGCTATATTTTGTCTTACCCACGATTTGGTTTTGTTTGCCTTCCCTTATAAAAATACAAATCTTTGGGACTAGAGTCATTTGTCATTGATTTCTAATCGAAGTTGGTTTATTTTATGTGGGTGTGAATCAGGTTTCTGTACGAGAACGGTCTAATCCACACATTTCCTTGGGTGGactccatctgtgtggatcagtcctgtacaagaatggttctctTACAAGAACTTGATGTTAGGGATATGctcacactcctatagttggttttgatgataacaaacatatgaaggtatgtcacaattttcctttaagtattgttttgtagagacttcatattaaagatcgaatttggtgaatgaaacaaagaaatgaagattgaagtcatcaaatgaagagtatcaacaagttggcatcaatgcttgaagaatatgtcataagaatttaagcttcaagatgtcaagacatgaagcttaaagacatggaattgcaaacaagaagaaaagaagataaagtgccaaagagtggaaggttcaagtgaagaagaagaccgctaggatagattggtcatttttaatgtcaTTTGTAAcctccacatatatatatatgcactcaccacatgcatgtgcattgcatcacactagaatgaccatagaccacaccttgaccaagtatggagagtctctaagtggtaaggaacatattaggaaaaatatgttctagtgaaattctgtgaaaaccacattaacctgacttaagggtattttggataatcttagaattgatatcaggagatgaaaccttcatagaagttgtaaaaaattgagttgtgattccaacgcaactgatctcaagtcaatccaaggttggaccgaaaagttatggtcaaaacactgacgactggtcagtatgacagcattctgtcaaaacagagtatgtcatattggaggtcgaccggctggaagccacGGTCGACCGGatctgtccgagaccatagccggtcgaccgataaaaagtcccggtcgaccggtgactacctggaagtgccccaacggctatattttgcctcaacggctcttggcggtcgaccggctaccgatggcggtcgaccggtagaccCAGAATACGTCTGTTAGAGcttgatttcctgcctaaaatgcttcactaagttcacctataaatacctctaatactactcattaattaacaattaatctcaacttcagagaagcattatttgagcattagaagtgagaattggtctacaccatttcttgagttcaagttctttattttacattcaagaggaactcaagaccatctacatcttggcatttacattacaaacatcaagaagatttcaaaaggtgcattcattgtatcatcattgcatatttcatttgcaccacaccggaggtaattctcttttattccacttctccattttctattttacattaagtctagactgtacttaggcttgtgtaaggaccctctcatccttaagagattgtaaggatcctcttatccttaaaagagtgtaaggtgcctctctaccttaaaggagattgtaaggtgcatctctacctgcaaaggagattgtaaaggtgtctctctgcctataaaggggatttgtaaggatactcttatccgtgaaaaaaattgtaaaggttttcttccctacctactgtactaaaagggaaaactagtggaataccttacaagaggattcttgtagggagtggactagactcaaattgagttgaaccactataaatattgtgttgtgggtgttgttattttatttattcagcatcgcttttaacttatagtcacacttgtgacctatacattgaaaagagttaaattccactagtataacctattcaccccccctctaggttatttcacttGATCCACTCTCTATTTATGTAGTGGATTAAACTCTTTTCtatcatgaaaataaaataaaatcaccaTCCATATATAAATCCcaataattgattcttgattggttttggtccctattttaattcttaaaTGCAAATGACTGTAATGTCTAGAATCAGAATCAACCAATTAATTACAGTTCAACAATTCAGAACTGGTTAGTTGGACCGCGTCGAAGATTGACACCCCAAATTACAGACGGTACATTGATAGATAATAATAAAGACAATCGACCGCTATGTGGCCATTGTGTCAGTGTGGGGGCCATTGGGAGCACATGGGCATCCAACCAATGGGCGAGTTGATCATTTTCATGGCATTCCTTTGTCTAATATAAGGGTgttaaaatcaaatcagaatTGTTTACCGAAATAGAACTGAGCCATTTATACtgaaaccatggtttcaaaattgagaCTATTGAGTTAAGGCTTAAAGGTAGCAGTGCTTAAACGTTCGCTTCATATAAGCACCACATTTAGTTTTCCCCGTCGATCTTATCTGACATAATCTGAATTGTTGATTTAGGATTAATAGCTTTTAATTCATGACCAAGTTACTTCATTGCTAGAACTTATAAAGAGATTGAAAAAGTTATTTTTAGGGGGGAAAACTATATTACACACAACTTGATAGAGAGAACATGGTTTGGATTATtcacataaaaaatttaatatttaaaattagGGTACAATTTTAAACCTTGGAGAGGAGATAATATGGGAAACACTGAAATAAGGGAAGGTATATAAGATTTTACAGAAGAGGGGAAGTGGGGTTAGGGGACTTATGGCACGTGTAGAAACATTACCTAATATGATGTAGAAATGAGTATACTTATTAAAAACAAACAATCAAACAATGCAAGGATTTACAAATCAGGAATCCACATGAGCATCTATCCATTAGATAGAATTATCACATCAATAATCTATTGATTTGATGGCTAAACATGCATTAGAGATTCAACTATCTCACTGGTATACAATTGAGATAGTCCACAAATTTGACATGCAAATTAAGTATTCAATTGGTGGTTTATATGTCAATGGTTCTAGGCACCAAGATCAACCATCTTTGTAACTCAATATGGCAAACCATTTAGGAGACTCCATGTACCAGGCTACGTAAAATGGTTACCCCTTTATTTGTGTATGGACTCAAAATAAATTTCACATAAAGGCGAATGATTCTGTTCTTCCAATTATCTTTTGGCAGCTCcatatattattatttcatAGTATTTTTAGAGAAT from Macadamia integrifolia cultivar HAES 741 unplaced genomic scaffold, SCU_Mint_v3 scaffold_123A, whole genome shotgun sequence encodes:
- the LOC122070837 gene encoding TMV resistance protein N-like; protein product: MAAFKNAGFAFSSSSSSSNYEVFLGFHGEDTHTNFTNHLYHALDDAEINTFRDNEEFPIGKNIGPELIIAIEQSRISIPIFSENYASSKWCLIEITRILECKNTMGQMVLPIFYNIEPSVVRNQTESYAKAFEKHQTYFHHKTVQKWKEALREVGSLKGWDSKSAANG